The following are encoded in a window of Diorhabda sublineata isolate icDioSubl1.1 chromosome 5, icDioSubl1.1, whole genome shotgun sequence genomic DNA:
- the LOC130444446 gene encoding transient receptor potential cation channel protein painless-like isoform X1, whose translation MAFVLEMVNVLENRPLLNQISTENDKSPTDLTTKFLNIIRYEPEPTARELNEICSEVKSKLGTIDCIDEDWYGWEPIHFVARNCNVENLQVILDYIDDRAVNSLTYFSENALHVLLQYEKSVTPFSASLHNGSESKAIAILGPENPAIEQCAKLLIERGIDVNHTNCWNETPLSLAIRYRYIKLINFLLTIDYLDLDSFKECGKPLRQYLKWNLYINLPQSYVEEEDISTMRFNLLKSGDEESFMSYKIESISDSVNCFDGNDAYNSSGTMLQLCMIKGYLEFIQDKHSNVKKLINYDIKDTPLLTIFKAKGMSRCIIFLLDNGADPSITSRKFPKTLLEYSAIRGYYPFVAILLYHKNSKINSNEIFSILTKLSSILLDVENISKAFYIKCVIYLLLNKLVILNRYNKERLTHKKLEVLNKILHQLNLENDDLQMDDSEMICLILHLGASLTACDPKADRNDYHKMIVQRLDQNILKSHFDDCIQGTRFIYDSIIQDDNKVYDENRTLNFLVKDSSKRKLLVHPLIIELTRQKWAKMCRFFYVDMLLYTMFLLSIYVYMIYTHFNQSSFYIDSVFYLLLIIHFGKETMQLLLLYGSKYFYETSNNLEVTTIFCCIITVLYPNIYTSVLSILVGTLIFFIMLGQLPFFSKYTIIFSSIRYFFQYTGFYFIQFVSFALSFYIVFPFPDSSDNPKWGDIFKSLFYTLIHFTGEFNDRVLEPTEYPVFGRITMTVFIFCMTIILNNLLVSLMVSDMDNIQKRGRLYKQVKLTSFIESTSRFVKRLHDFKYLNFIKNILKHVNIFRKGHEKVFINVNIAKFKDENKEYLEDIKKREVFDTNVLKDVYTILLK comes from the exons ATGGCATTCGTTTTAGAAATGGTGAACGTACTGGAAAATCGGCCATTACTCAATCAAATATCAACCGAAAATGATAAGAGCCCAACCgatttaacaacaaaatttttaaatatcattcgTTACGAACCCGAACCTACTGCTAGGGAATTAAATGAGATTTGCTCTGAAGTTAAATCGAAGTTAGGAACGATTGACTGTATCGATGAAGATTGGTATGGTTGGGAACCGATTCACTTCGTAGCAAGAAATTGTAACGTTGAGAATCTTCAAGTTATTCTTGATTATATTGATGATCGAGCCGTGAATTCGTTGACGTACTTCTCGGAAAACGCCTTACACGTTCTTCTTCAATATGAAAAATCCGTAACACCTTTTAGTGCTTCATTACATAACGGCAGCGAATCGAAAGCTATAGCTATCTTAGGACCCGAAAATCCCGCTATCGAACAATGCGCTAAGCTTCTTATTGAAAGAGGAATTGACGTGAATCACACAAACTGTTGGAATGAGACGCCATTGAGCTTAGCGATTAGATAcagatatataaaattaataaattttctcctcACAATAGATTATTTAGACTTGGATAGCTTCAAGGAATGCGGTAAACCTCTACGACAATATCTAAAATGGAATTTATACATCAACTTACCTCAGTCGTatgtagaagaagaagatatttcaACCATGagattcaatttattaaaatctggCGATGAAGAAAGTTTCATGAGTTATAAAATTGAGAGTATTAGTGACAGTGTTAATTGTTTCGATGGGAATGATGCATACAATAGTAGTGGTACCATGCTACAACTTTGTATGATAAAAGGATACTTGGAATTTATACAAGATAAACATTCTAACGTGAAAAAACTGATCAATTACGATATTAAAGATACTCCCTTGTTAACTATCTTTAAAGCGAAAGGAATGTCAAg GtgcataatatttttgttagacAACGGAGCCGACCCTTCAATAACTTcaagaaaatttccaaaaacgcTTTTAGAATACTCGGCAATCAGAGGATATTATCCTTTTGTAGCAATTCTATTATATCACAAAAACAGCAAAATAAATtcgaatgaaatattttctattttgactAAACTATCGTCTATATTATTGgatgttgaaaatatatctaaggcattttatataaaatgtgtaatctatttacttttgaataaattagtgaTTTTAAATAGATATAATAAAGAGAGACTAACACATAAGAAACTTGAAGTATTGAACAAGATACTACACCAGTTAAATTTGGAGAACGACGATCTTCAGATGGACGATTCAGAAATGATTTGTCTTATTTTACACTTGGGTGCAAGTTTGACAGCCTGCGATCCGAAAGCTGATCGAAATGATTATCATAAAATGATCGTGCAACGTTTAGATCAGAATATTTTAAAGTCTCATTTTGATGATTGTATTCAAGGGACACGGTTTATATATGATAGTATAATACAAGATGATAATAAAGTATATGATGAGAATAGGACTTTAAATTTCTTGGTAAAAGATAGTTCAAAAAGAAAGTTATTAGTTCATCCGTTGATAATTGAGTTAACAAGACAAAAGTGGGCTAAAATGTGCAGGTTTTTTTACGTTGATATGTTGTTGTATACAATGTTTTTATTGAGCATTTATGTTTATATGATTTATACACATTTCAATCAGTCTTCTTTTTATATCGAtagtgtattttatttattactaattaTTCATTTTGGAAAAGAAACAATGCAGCTTTTATTATTGTACGgatctaaatatttttacgaAACTTCTAATAATTTAGAAGTGACAACCATATTTTGTTGTataataactgttttatatcCCAATATTTATACTTCTGTTTTGTCTATATTAGTAggaacattaatatttttcattatgcTAGGGCAACTTCCATTCTTTTCTAagtatacaataatttttagttCAATTAGGTACTTCTTCCAATACACTGGGTTTTATTTCATACAGTTTGTCTCTTTCGCGTTAAgcttttatatagtttttccgTTTCCAGACTCATCCGATAACCCTAAATGGGGAGATATATTTAAAAGCTTATTTTACACCCTGATACATTTTACTGGAGAATTTAACGATAGGGTTTTAGAACCTACAGAATATCCAGTTTTCGGAAGAATAACAATGACTGTATTTATCTTTTGTATGACTATTATATTGAATAACTTATTGGTGAGTCTTATGGTTTCGGATATGGATAACATACAAAAAAGAGGCAGATTGTATAAGCAAGTTAAATTAACGAGTTTTATAGAAAGTACGAGTAGATTCGTTAAACGGTTACATGATTTCAAGTAtctcaattttatcaaaaatattttgaaacacgtgaatatttttagaaaaggacatgaaaaagtatttataaatgtGAACATTGCTAAATTCaaagatgaaaataaagaatatttggaagatattaaaaaacgGGAAGTCTTTGATACAAATGTTTTGAAAGatgtttatacaattttattaaaataa
- the LOC130444446 gene encoding transient receptor potential cation channel protein painless-like isoform X2, with protein MNEMVNVLENRPLLNQISTENDKSPTDLTTKFLNIIRYEPEPTARELNEICSEVKSKLGTIDCIDEDWYGWEPIHFVARNCNVENLQVILDYIDDRAVNSLTYFSENALHVLLQYEKSVTPFSASLHNGSESKAIAILGPENPAIEQCAKLLIERGIDVNHTNCWNETPLSLAIRYRYIKLINFLLTIDYLDLDSFKECGKPLRQYLKWNLYINLPQSYVEEEDISTMRFNLLKSGDEESFMSYKIESISDSVNCFDGNDAYNSSGTMLQLCMIKGYLEFIQDKHSNVKKLINYDIKDTPLLTIFKAKGMSRCIIFLLDNGADPSITSRKFPKTLLEYSAIRGYYPFVAILLYHKNSKINSNEIFSILTKLSSILLDVENISKAFYIKCVIYLLLNKLVILNRYNKERLTHKKLEVLNKILHQLNLENDDLQMDDSEMICLILHLGASLTACDPKADRNDYHKMIVQRLDQNILKSHFDDCIQGTRFIYDSIIQDDNKVYDENRTLNFLVKDSSKRKLLVHPLIIELTRQKWAKMCRFFYVDMLLYTMFLLSIYVYMIYTHFNQSSFYIDSVFYLLLIIHFGKETMQLLLLYGSKYFYETSNNLEVTTIFCCIITVLYPNIYTSVLSILVGTLIFFIMLGQLPFFSKYTIIFSSIRYFFQYTGFYFIQFVSFALSFYIVFPFPDSSDNPKWGDIFKSLFYTLIHFTGEFNDRVLEPTEYPVFGRITMTVFIFCMTIILNNLLVSLMVSDMDNIQKRGRLYKQVKLTSFIESTSRFVKRLHDFKYLNFIKNILKHVNIFRKGHEKVFINVNIAKFKDENKEYLEDIKKREVFDTNVLKDVYTILLK; from the exons ATGAATG AAATGGTGAACGTACTGGAAAATCGGCCATTACTCAATCAAATATCAACCGAAAATGATAAGAGCCCAACCgatttaacaacaaaatttttaaatatcattcgTTACGAACCCGAACCTACTGCTAGGGAATTAAATGAGATTTGCTCTGAAGTTAAATCGAAGTTAGGAACGATTGACTGTATCGATGAAGATTGGTATGGTTGGGAACCGATTCACTTCGTAGCAAGAAATTGTAACGTTGAGAATCTTCAAGTTATTCTTGATTATATTGATGATCGAGCCGTGAATTCGTTGACGTACTTCTCGGAAAACGCCTTACACGTTCTTCTTCAATATGAAAAATCCGTAACACCTTTTAGTGCTTCATTACATAACGGCAGCGAATCGAAAGCTATAGCTATCTTAGGACCCGAAAATCCCGCTATCGAACAATGCGCTAAGCTTCTTATTGAAAGAGGAATTGACGTGAATCACACAAACTGTTGGAATGAGACGCCATTGAGCTTAGCGATTAGATAcagatatataaaattaataaattttctcctcACAATAGATTATTTAGACTTGGATAGCTTCAAGGAATGCGGTAAACCTCTACGACAATATCTAAAATGGAATTTATACATCAACTTACCTCAGTCGTatgtagaagaagaagatatttcaACCATGagattcaatttattaaaatctggCGATGAAGAAAGTTTCATGAGTTATAAAATTGAGAGTATTAGTGACAGTGTTAATTGTTTCGATGGGAATGATGCATACAATAGTAGTGGTACCATGCTACAACTTTGTATGATAAAAGGATACTTGGAATTTATACAAGATAAACATTCTAACGTGAAAAAACTGATCAATTACGATATTAAAGATACTCCCTTGTTAACTATCTTTAAAGCGAAAGGAATGTCAAg GtgcataatatttttgttagacAACGGAGCCGACCCTTCAATAACTTcaagaaaatttccaaaaacgcTTTTAGAATACTCGGCAATCAGAGGATATTATCCTTTTGTAGCAATTCTATTATATCACAAAAACAGCAAAATAAATtcgaatgaaatattttctattttgactAAACTATCGTCTATATTATTGgatgttgaaaatatatctaaggcattttatataaaatgtgtaatctatttacttttgaataaattagtgaTTTTAAATAGATATAATAAAGAGAGACTAACACATAAGAAACTTGAAGTATTGAACAAGATACTACACCAGTTAAATTTGGAGAACGACGATCTTCAGATGGACGATTCAGAAATGATTTGTCTTATTTTACACTTGGGTGCAAGTTTGACAGCCTGCGATCCGAAAGCTGATCGAAATGATTATCATAAAATGATCGTGCAACGTTTAGATCAGAATATTTTAAAGTCTCATTTTGATGATTGTATTCAAGGGACACGGTTTATATATGATAGTATAATACAAGATGATAATAAAGTATATGATGAGAATAGGACTTTAAATTTCTTGGTAAAAGATAGTTCAAAAAGAAAGTTATTAGTTCATCCGTTGATAATTGAGTTAACAAGACAAAAGTGGGCTAAAATGTGCAGGTTTTTTTACGTTGATATGTTGTTGTATACAATGTTTTTATTGAGCATTTATGTTTATATGATTTATACACATTTCAATCAGTCTTCTTTTTATATCGAtagtgtattttatttattactaattaTTCATTTTGGAAAAGAAACAATGCAGCTTTTATTATTGTACGgatctaaatatttttacgaAACTTCTAATAATTTAGAAGTGACAACCATATTTTGTTGTataataactgttttatatcCCAATATTTATACTTCTGTTTTGTCTATATTAGTAggaacattaatatttttcattatgcTAGGGCAACTTCCATTCTTTTCTAagtatacaataatttttagttCAATTAGGTACTTCTTCCAATACACTGGGTTTTATTTCATACAGTTTGTCTCTTTCGCGTTAAgcttttatatagtttttccgTTTCCAGACTCATCCGATAACCCTAAATGGGGAGATATATTTAAAAGCTTATTTTACACCCTGATACATTTTACTGGAGAATTTAACGATAGGGTTTTAGAACCTACAGAATATCCAGTTTTCGGAAGAATAACAATGACTGTATTTATCTTTTGTATGACTATTATATTGAATAACTTATTGGTGAGTCTTATGGTTTCGGATATGGATAACATACAAAAAAGAGGCAGATTGTATAAGCAAGTTAAATTAACGAGTTTTATAGAAAGTACGAGTAGATTCGTTAAACGGTTACATGATTTCAAGTAtctcaattttatcaaaaatattttgaaacacgtgaatatttttagaaaaggacatgaaaaagtatttataaatgtGAACATTGCTAAATTCaaagatgaaaataaagaatatttggaagatattaaaaaacgGGAAGTCTTTGATACAAATGTTTTGAAAGatgtttatacaattttattaaaataa